Sequence from the Thermincola ferriacetica genome:
ATGAAAAGCAGCAGTAAAATTGTTTTTATAATCACTGGCGCCTGTAAGTTTACCCCTATCAGGGGAGCAAAGAGAAGTACCATTACCCCCTGCAAGGTAGCTGTAGTACTGCCGGCCAGGGCTTTTCCAATTACCACAGCAGTCCTTGGCACAGGAGCCACCAGCACTTCCTTCAAAAACCCAAACTCCCGGTCCCAGACGATTGATATTGCTGAAAAAGAGGCAGAGAATAATACCGTCATGGCTATGACTCCGGGAAACATGAACTGTACATAGTCCACATTCATAGGCCCCCGAAAAGTAGACCCTATCCCCTTGCCCATAATAAACAGCCATACAGCGGGCTGGACCAGCGAAGTAACAATGCGGGCCTTTTCACGCCAAAACTTTATTATCTCTCTCTGCCAGATAACATAAATGGCCCTCAGGGCATCACTCATATTTATCTCCTCCTGGCCCTTCTTTTCTGAATCATTATTTCCCTGCCGGAGGTCAGATTTTCATCTCTGATATTTCGCCCCGTGAGATTCAGGAAAACATCGTTCAGGGTAGGTTTATGTACCAGGACAGAAATAATGTTTCCCTGTAAAACCGCGCCAATTTTATATAACGCCTTTTCCCCTTCACTGATACCTAAAATAATTCTATCCCGGTCCAAAATTACCTTGTC
This genomic interval carries:
- a CDS encoding ABC transporter permease gives rise to the protein MSDALRAIYVIWQREIIKFWREKARIVTSLVQPAVWLFIMGKGIGSTFRGPMNVDYVQFMFPGVIAMTVLFSASFSAISIVWDREFGFLKEVLVAPVPRTAVVIGKALAGSTTATLQGVMVLLFAPLIGVNLQAPVIIKTILLLLFISFTVTSGGIVIAAKMQSFHSFQLVMNFLIMPMFFLSGAMFPIHNLPLWMKLMARIDPMAYGVDALKGVLIGANEMGIGQDIVVLAVFCMLAIFIAVFLFNKEG